Below is a window of Manis javanica isolate MJ-LG chromosome 2, MJ_LKY, whole genome shotgun sequence DNA.
aggttaAGTTCCACtgcactgtttttttaaatttaagatccTATTTTCTCCACAGATGTGGACATTAGGAAGTATGGAAGTCTCTATGGTACAGACACAGAAGGGAAGGGCAGCTTGAGCTAAGAATTCAGAAAATTACCGCACAGCGCATTTTACCTTTCAAAGTAAATGAGGTTTCACGCATTTTCCAATTAGCACAAACACGACTTTACAATCTCATTACataaagtattttcttttgttgatcAACAGCCAACAATTTTCTTTGGCTAATATTTAAATTTCAGCAAAAAtagattttgactttttttgtatAAAGTTTGCCAAATGCTTTCTTCTCCTGCAGGCTCTGTGATGAAGTGCTTACACCTGAGCAGAGGAAACTGAAGGATCCTTGGTTCAGGATGGAGGTGATTCAGCATCATACCCTGTGCTGACTTTCTTTTCTACTTCCAGAATCCAGACCTTATATCCCAGTTCCAGTGATCAATTCTTTTGCCATGGTTTCTGCGTCTGAATCTTAACGTGATAGACTGCATCACACTCAGCACTTCTAAACCTGGAAAATTGCATAGTTATACAATTTGTCTCAGGAAACACAATCTTGTGCAGGTGTTCTGGGGCCAAAATTTTCTGATGTTGCCCCCTTTCCAAATCTTTTCAGGTTACTTgcacccagtttttttttttcttccctgaccCTCCTACAGCCCAGGCCACCATGGACCACTAATCTCTAGCCCAAGAGATCAGCCTTTGCAGGTATCACTCAGTGGTTCTTAACCACTGTTGTAAAGACCAAGCTTAGGCTTCATTTCCTGACTCATTAAATCAGAATACCTGGGAGAGGGGCCTAAGCATCTGTGTTTTTGAAAACTCTCCAGATGATGCTGAAATTCAGCCAGCAATGAGAAGGCTGGGAATAGGATCAAATAAGGGAGGGACAAAATGCAAGCGGGCCCCCCAAAAACAGTAATCAAGATATaactttaatgaaatatttttaaaaaccagtatgAATGCAAAATAATccataaaaaaatttcaaaattttaaggaAAGATCAGTGCTTGGAGTCTGAGGTGAAAGGGAAAACTGACAATATTGATCCTGTCTTTAGGtaaaaatttgacattttaagtCATCACAGACTTCTTACACTAACAGTAATTTCTAAAAAGTACTCCATTACAATATTGATTATATTAACTCCTAAGGTTTTTGGTGTTCCTTGAAATTTTGCCATCTCTTCACCCAGGTCTGGGCCCTACAGACCACTGGCCTACTTGAATTCTCGACGTTATCTCTGACCTGTTGAGACCTGTTATCTCTGACTGCAGCAAGCATAGATACTCTCTTTTGCTCACCTACTGCCACCTGCCAAGCCAAGCTCCAGTTATGACAGTATGAGATAGTGACATAAACACAAGGAGAAGTCAGCTGCTTTGTCCAGTGTCCCAATCTCTTCCTCAGGTCCTAATCCAATTCTAGGATATACCCaaatatgaaagaatgaatatgggTACAGAATACCTGTACCCAAAATATGAAAGAAGAGTGGGCTGGTATGTACACTTTTTAAACTCTCTCTAGAAGACTGATTCATCAttgctccccacctcccacatcaGAACCCTTGAGCTAGATCATAGAGTACAGGTCACACAAAGTGTGGGCCACAGAGCAGaagcatcagcatcacctggaagtTGATAAGAAAGTCATATACTCAGGCCCCATCATGGGGCTACTCAAACAGCACTTTGGGGATGGAGCCAGAAACCTGGGCTTAAATAAGCTCTCCAGGATTCATATgtatgctaaagtttgagaaatactgatTGTGTAAATGATCATCTATCTACAAATGGGTTTCTGACAACTAGCAGATAGCCACCTTTTCTCTAGAAAGCTAAGATCACCTCCAGAGACAAGGGCAGGGCTTGCCTGAACTCCTCTCCTGTAGAGGCAGGCAGTCCCTGCAGGGGTGATACCATGTCAGCCATTGTGTCCCAGGGACAGAGACCTGGCCAGGCAGGTGGTTCCCTGGGATAGCCAGGAAAGGGAAAACCAGATTCCAAGGGCAAGTCGTCTGGTTGGGAATGCCAAGAGTGAGAAGCAGAAGGGCTGAATCTTTCCTAATGCTCTAGGGCTATGTCTGAGTTCACACCAAAAAACAAGTCCCAGCTAGGGTCCAAGGACATTCTTACGAAGGAGCCTGTGAAGTCTGAGGCTCATTTTTATTGATGCTAGGCCAAGTGGTACTTGAGTGAGAAGGCCTGGATAAAGGCATAATAATGTCAGAGAAAACAGGGTGAGCCTGAAATGGGTTTGCCATTTACACCACTGTAGCCATGACCTACCAGCCTTTCTTCAAAATAGATGTCTCTGGACTATCTTCAAAGAACATTTCTCTCTCAAGAAGTATTCTCATTTCTCTCAGAAGTATTCAACAGATAAAAAAGGCATAGTTGGTACTATTGTGAGAAAAATCATCTCAACCCAAGTGTAAGGTTTATTCTAACTGAACCCTATTTTTGTGCAGTTCTTTACTCCTAAGGAACATTCAGTAAGTATTATCTGATTGGGGTTTACAAATAAAAAGTCTAGCTTATGAAATCAgttactttgaaaatataatcCTGCACAAGAGCATGAAGTTACTGCAATGTACAGGTAGGTCTGCGATGGTGGAGTCAGACGTCCGGACCCTCCAGAGCTGAAAGAACAACACTTTTAGAGGGAAGGGCAAATGGTCTAAGATGGAGCAGAAAGGACTCCGCACTGGAAAACCTGCCTGGTGGCCATCAGCTGTAGTCTCGCTGCCTGCTCAGACTCCTCATGGCCAAAGCAGAATCATGAAATTGCGCCCCTGCTCCCCTAAATCCTTGCCATTTTACACAGCTGGGCTTTGCATATTCTATCTCCTTCTGTCAGAATATCTCCTACTTAGCAAAAGGCAGCTGTTCTTTTCTTCAAGATTGTTCTCAGATGTTCCCTCACCTCTGAAGCCCTATGTGGTCTGTCTTTCCATCAGCCCTCTACCACAATGCCTTCCCCCTCACAGCCTACACCCCCTCAATATCCATTTTTAGTGCATATCTCCCTAAAACTGTTTATAAGTCTGCTTCTCCCAAAAGTGCATGGCTTATTTGgagttaaaaatgaaattgtatataCTAGGTGCCTGGAAAAATAATAAGAGTTTAACAATAATGTGCTAAAAAATGAATAGAGACCCAAATCGGAGACTCCAAATTGAATAGAAATGCTGAAGAATGGTAGGATTTGGAATGGAGGTGGAATTGTCAGAACTGAAGTTGTTCTTTGATAGAAATGCTGAAGAATGTGGTAAGATTTGGAATGGAGGTGGAATTATCAGAGCAGACAGGACTGTAGATACTCTCTCCCCTCATCTTTACTACCCAAGAGGAAGACTTGAAGTAAGGTCCTTTCAGGAGGCCTGGAAACTCACTTAAATCCTGGGAGACTGAGAGGGGAGGATGTGCTTGGTGAAGTAGGATTTTTCAAGAAGTTATTTTGGATTGGAGGCGGTGGGGTTGGGGCAGGGTAGGGAGGCAATGCCTTCACCTTAGAAAGCATTTCTCGTCCTGAAATGCTATGGAAGAAAAGGGGTGTTCCCAGTAATCTCTGTCTTCTCATCCAGGGACAGAGGTAAAGGGGGCATTCATTGTCCAGTGTGCTAAACCACACTGGGGAGCAAACCAACATGTTTGAATTAGCTACATTCTAGTCCAGCAAGCTAAAATGTAGGGGCAGAAATTCTACTCAGAGTGGAAAAAATTGCACTGGGCTGGTACCCTCCACTGCCTGTCTCAGGAATGTGCATTGGAGGCAAGGGTCAAGACTCAAATGGCAGTGGAGGCCAGGTACACGTGGTCACTGAGGGAAGTTGACTACTGGAGGGAGGCAGCATGGAGTGAGGAAAACAGGAGAAGTCCATCCTCTCGAGGACTCCCACAAACTGCTACACACAACCACTACTTGGCTTCAGATGATTACTACTTCTGTATGGGAGTATGGGTCATGATTTCCAGACCTTTCTAATTTTTAGGAGTCAGAAATCCAGATTTAGTATACAATTTCTCAGTTTTGAAAGATAGACAATAATCAAATCACACTCGAGCCTACTTTGTAAAGGCCAAACAATACATGAATACATATCTGAAAGCTGAATATGGGTTGGGGTCACTAACTTATAACTGCAGATGATTTGGAAAGAAAAGTAGATACTCAAGGAGCCCTTGATAGTTCAGAGGGTAGAATTAACTCAATGTTATCCAGCCTcactttcctttcattcttacACAGCCCTGAACACTCCCAAGGCTTTGATACTCCCAAAGTCCTATATATTCAAAACTCTATTCTATCATTGACATTTTCCAGAAGGAAGAACATCTAAAGTTCTTAGAACAAAGAATCAATCCATTCACCATATAGGGCTGCTTTTCATTGTCAGTTAATTAAGGTGGACACACATTAACATTTGGTCTATTCAGTTCCTGTCTGGAGAAGGGAGTTCCTACAAAAACTATAAGGATTTGCCCATGGGCtaatttagagaaataaaaatcaagctgaagtacatttttctaaaatgataGGGTCTATAAGACCTTATGTCAGAGGTGTTGTACTAGAGTGGCCCTAGCCTACATGTCCACTAGATGTGTCTTccacctagaaataaattgacaTAAATCATTGCTGGGTGGTACATGTGGTTGGGGGTCCCCAGGGTGGGTGAGAGGATAGAGGCACCCAGAGCACTTGGAAAGATTTTAATAAACGGCAGAGACAGAGTTGAAAAAAAGGCTTAATCGTATGTACTTTTAAATTGATGTTCTTAGTTCAAacagtttaggaaaaaaatctttataagCCTCCAAAGATTGCAGCTGAAATggtttaaaatcaattttaactCATTTTCCATTCATATAGTATGAGAGAAGGGAGCCAATTTCATTGGCTCACTGGAGAACTAGGTTAAGGGTTTTCATATCAGCCTTCAAGGGCTGTGTCTGGACTGAGAAGGGTTTACTATCCCCAAAGTCCTATCACAGGGACTGTAAATGTCTTGCAGGAATGCTCAGGTCCTAGAGTTCCTGTAGAACTTAGACTAGAAGCAATTACAAAAGCAGGTGTTTCTGGCCCGTTTGCTTGTGATTTTAGCCTTCTCTGAGGACTGTATCATCAGCACCTTTAAAAGTAAGTCCTTCAAGGCAAGAAGATCATGAATCAGTCAGGACTGACTGGCACTGGTGAgtgagagatagagagagagagagagagagagagagagagtgtgtgtgtgtgtgtgtgtgtgtcagggagaGCGCGCGTTCTCACCAGGGGACGGTCTCTGATTTGACAGCCTCTCTGCCGCCCCTGCTGCGGCTGTGTGGTCTGTCAGCGGTTGCAAAGGGCTGCGAGGGTTCAGAGGAACTGCAGCTCTGAAGACGGAGCACTCTCAAGCACTCTGAAGACGAGCTTTCCTGCAGTGTTGGAAACTTGGGCTTATTACTGCTTCCTCTACCCGGAAACGCAGGCGTCACTACAAAAGAAAAGGTGAGAGAAGAAATTGTTGTCTTTTGGGTATGTGGGGCAGGGACAGGGGGAAATGAAGTCCTGTACGCTTCTTATTTTGCAGCAAAAGGGTCTCAACCTCTAAGAGCAAAGGAGGCAAATGCTAAATTCCTGCAAAGCTTCATCACTGAACCTCTTGGCTTTTCTCCCatacctttttctttattttacttttcctaaGCATCTAAGCagtttcttttgtatttgtttttcagttaGCAGATATTGTTTAGTTTTTCACATTGGGCACTTTTTCAAACTAGGGAgctttttttgttcctcttttcttAAGCATTTTTTCCTACAAAGAGGAAACTGATTCCTCTTAATGTAAGCGGCTGCGCCCTCCTACAAGAGAGTTTTAAACAGGAGTTTCAGAAGTGCCTGTGAGCTCTGTTACTATAGACACATGGGAGGTGAAGGAGAGGAAGTGAGAGTTACCTGACGGTGACTGTGACTTGATCTGAAGTGGCGACGCTGCGAGTAAATGTGGACTGTGTCCCTCTTCACAGGTGGAGAGAGCACTGTGACACAGACAGGGCTCTGGACAGAAGATGTTCTGAGAAGTGTTTCAGAGGCAATCAAGCCACTAAAGATGGAAAACGAGACAGTAAGCGAGCTGAACCAGACCCAGCTTCAGCCGAGAGCAGTGGCGGCCCTGGAATACCAAGTGGCCACCATCTTGCTGGTGCTCGTCATCTGCGGTCTGGGCATTGCGGGCAACATCATGGTGGTGCTGGTAGTGCTGAGGACCAAGCACATGAGGACCCCCACAAACTGCTACCTGGTGAGTCTGGCAGTAGCCGATCTCATGGTCCTGGTGGCCGCCGGCCTCCCCAACATAACTGACAGTATCTACGGTTCCTGGGTCTATGGCTATGTTGGATGTCTCTGTATTACTTACCTCCAGTACTTGGGCATTAATGCATCCTCTTGTTCGATCACAGCCTTTACCATTGAGAGGTATATAGCAATCTGTCACCCCATCAAAGCCCAGTTTCTCTGCACATTTTCCAGAGCCAAAAAGATCATCATCTTTGTCTGGGCTTTCACATCCATTTACTGTATGCTCTGGTTCTTCTTGCTGGATCTCAATATCAGCACCTACAAAGATGCTATTGTGGTGTCCTGTGGCTACAAGATCTCCAGGAATTACTACTCACCTATTTACCTAATGGACTTTAGTGTCTTTTATGTTATGCCTATGATCCTGGCCACCGTCCTCTATGGATTCATAGCTAGGATCCTCTTCTTAAATCCCATTCCTTCAGATCCTAAAGAAAACtctaaaacatggaaaaataactCAATCCATCAGAATAAGAATTTGAATTTGAAGACCTCCAATAGATGTTTCAATAGCACAGTATCTTCAAGGAAGCAGGTAAGCAAATCCGAATCTCTAAATCCACAGAGGAAATGTGTGATAGGGTTCCTTGCAGGATGGGATCAACTTTGTCCTACTTAGCTGGTGGCAAAACCAAAATACAATTACGCAATGTTTCACAAAGTAAGCTTCTGCTTTGCATATTAAATCTATCTCTAAAGTAACTAAACATCTAAAAATAGTTGGGAAAAATTTGATAGTACATAAGCAGGTACAAGTTCAAGTACTgttaaaatataaggaaatataaacaaacagaaacttAGAAATCCACCTTTAAAATGTTTGTGCTTCTCTGCAAAATGTTATCAAAGTATTTAGATCATTTCTGGCTTCTGCAGAAAGCAGATTTCAGAATCCTACTGCGTGACAAAGAGCAGACAAGATAGTTTGAGAAAAGATGAGTCAGAGAAATAATGAAACTTTCCTTATTGTTCCATAGTTGCTCAAGACTGAGACCCACATACCTGAAAGGGGTTCCTGGACTTACTTTTTAGCCTTAATAAGCAAAGAGTATGTTACCTCTATAACCTCCTGTGCCAGGTCCCTACAAAGTGTCTCATCATGCAAAAGCTGAAAATGCACTTTGCTCAGAAAATGGTCTAAAAGATAGGCTAAAACCAAGCTCAACAAAGAATGcttgaattttctaaaatgtctaTTTTTCCCAGTAAACATAACTAAAACCCCTTTATGCTTTCAGATCACCTGAAATTCCATGGGGCTACAGTTGAATAATGGTTTTACTAGTGAATGAAGTGCAAATATATATCTACATTTACAAAATTGTTCAAAATTACTCATGAAATTAGctttcagttccttttccttctttgttcaaCAGAATAAACAGATAATTAACATTTACTTTcctaactaaaaaagaaaagttgaaatcACCAATACTGGCTCTTTGAAATGGTTTgaattctgtcttttttttcctgcaaagaaTACAGTTCTTCTGGTGTGTGTAGATAGAAACCGaatgtacattttaaagtatGCATATGGACTATCCCTAGACTAGAGGGCTTCCTAAACTCCAGATTAGCTGctgtatgaaaaattataattggACATATGAGCACACAGTGAAATAGGCTACTAGTAACTATAAGGGTTTCAAATATGCATGAAACGAATAATAAactctaaaaataaatgtatatagtattttaaatgatattgTGATACTTGATTTTTATAACATTTACTATTAAAGATACCTAATGACAGGAAGGGAAGGTCTAATCAGCTATTACTAACTCTCAGATTTCTATTGCTTTGGGTCTAGCAACATATTACCTAATACAAGgcatttttgtccatcttttcctAAAAGTTGTTTAGGGGAAATTTAGAGAGATCTGCTGACCATCTGccaagacaaacaataacaaagacAGTAAGAGTAAATAATATGTACCTCTCAATTAACGATTAAACATGGGTTAATGTCTACAGCAGAGAAGGTCagtgagaaaattaattcattagacatcattttatattcttgttaTAAATTCTAAAAAACTGTTTGTTCTAATGCCCTTCTTTTCAATTATAGTCATTAGTACCTATCAGCATTAATAATGTGCTTTAAATTGCTAATTATGTTACATGGTCCCACTCCTATTTCAAAGCTGTTAACAGATAGGCTGTCTTTATAGAAGCTGTGTGATAGAAGAAAAAAGccaaagattttcctctaaaaaaTTCTGGGCTTAATTGCCAGGTTTCTAAccaaactgtgtgaccttggataaacaGAAccctcttagcctcagtttcctcatctaaaaaatgaGGACAACTAGCAACATCCAGGGTTGGCATGAGAGTACACAGAAATGTCTTATGTGAGACACTTAAAATGAAGTGGTGATTAACACCTGAGAGTTAGTCTTCCTCTTAGTTTTTTAATACATTGGCAACTGTAAGGGAAATACAGATGTgttctttaaattatttgttcatcATTTAAACAAAGATCATCTGTGGAACAGGTGTGTATATGACACAGTAACTTCTCTAAGGAGCTTTTTAATGATGAGGGCATTTGGAAATGTATTCTGATAGTGTGGTGCTGCCACAATGACATCACTAGCAGCTGGCATTCAGGAGTGAGGGGCGCCAGGTGTCCTGGAATGAGCAAGACAGTTCTGCACAGTGAAGAAATGCCCTGTTACTAATGCCAATAATGCCCTTATAGAGAAACACATAATGACATTTAATCAATAGAACTGCATTTAAGTAATATGTTGTGTTATTCAATCTTGATTATAGACAGGATGTGAGgtcagagaaaaggaaggaaatgttgGGCCTAGAGGGATCAGAGAAGGCTTTATGGAAGAGGTGCCATTTTAGAAGGCTCTGGAAGGATAGGGACCATTTGGAAAGTAAAAGTGAAGAAGGACAGCACTCTCCACAGAAAGGACATGGCTGGAAAGAGAACGTTTCAGCTTTGGAGAGGGGCAAGGCGGGGCACATGCAATAGGGAATTTTATGGGATGGAGTGACTTGGTTGACTAAAATGAATGATGTCTTTGGGGGAGCAGTTAAAAATAAGATTTGGTTGATAGaagtgtgtgtatttgtgtgtgtgtgtgtgtgtgtgtgtgtgtgtaagagataGA
It encodes the following:
- the TRHR gene encoding thyrotropin-releasing hormone receptor isoform X1 encodes the protein MWTVSLFTGGESTVTQTGLWTEDVLRSVSEAIKPLKMENETVSELNQTQLQPRAVAALEYQVATILLVLVICGLGIAGNIMVVLVVLRTKHMRTPTNCYLVSLAVADLMVLVAAGLPNITDSIYGSWVYGYVGCLCITYLQYLGINASSCSITAFTIERYIAICHPIKAQFLCTFSRAKKIIIFVWAFTSIYCMLWFFLLDLNISTYKDAIVVSCGYKISRNYYSPIYLMDFSVFYVMPMILATVLYGFIARILFLNPIPSDPKENSKTWKNNSIHQNKNLNLKTSNRCFNSTVSSRKQVTKMLAVVVILFALLWMPYRTLVVVNSFLSSPFQENWFLLFCRICIYLNSAINPVIYNLMSQKFRAAFRKLCNCKQRPLEKPVSDSVALNYSVIKETDHFSTELDDITVTDSYLSATKVSFDDTCLAAEITFSQS
- the TRHR gene encoding thyrotropin-releasing hormone receptor isoform X2, with product MENETVSELNQTQLQPRAVAALEYQVATILLVLVICGLGIAGNIMVVLVVLRTKHMRTPTNCYLVSLAVADLMVLVAAGLPNITDSIYGSWVYGYVGCLCITYLQYLGINASSCSITAFTIERYIAICHPIKAQFLCTFSRAKKIIIFVWAFTSIYCMLWFFLLDLNISTYKDAIVVSCGYKISRNYYSPIYLMDFSVFYVMPMILATVLYGFIARILFLNPIPSDPKENSKTWKNNSIHQNKNLNLKTSNRCFNSTVSSRKQVTKMLAVVVILFALLWMPYRTLVVVNSFLSSPFQENWFLLFCRICIYLNSAINPVIYNLMSQKFRAAFRKLCNCKQRPLEKPVSDSVALNYSVIKETDHFSTELDDITVTDSYLSATKVSFDDTCLAAEITFSQS